A genomic region of Fervidobacterium gondwanense DSM 13020 contains the following coding sequences:
- the ruvC gene encoding crossover junction endodeoxyribonuclease RuvC, protein MLKEQTKPFRILGIDPGYGIVGYGVVEKTGNRITYVSHGAITTGKEEHFEERLEYIYSEVRRIISDYKPELVAVESLYFYKNVKTAIFVGEARGVILLAIRHSNLPFIEFTPHQVKQTVTGYGRAEKSQIQKVMKILLKLQEIPKPDDAADALAIAWCAAVSHTNTQNIPKIEK, encoded by the coding sequence ATGTTGAAAGAACAGACAAAGCCATTTAGAATCTTAGGAATAGACCCAGGATACGGAATTGTTGGATACGGAGTTGTTGAGAAGACGGGAAATAGAATAACATACGTGTCACACGGAGCGATAACAACTGGCAAAGAAGAACATTTTGAAGAACGTCTTGAATACATATACTCGGAAGTCCGAAGGATAATATCAGATTATAAGCCAGAACTTGTTGCTGTCGAAAGTTTGTATTTTTACAAGAACGTCAAAACTGCTATATTCGTTGGGGAAGCCCGTGGGGTTATACTCCTTGCAATAAGGCATTCGAATTTGCCTTTTATAGAATTTACTCCTCATCAAGTCAAGCAAACCGTGACCGGCTATGGAAGAGCTGAAAAATCTCAAATTCAGAAGGTTATGAAAATTTTGCTAAAGCTTCAAGAAATCCCAAAACCAGATGACGCAGCAGACGCGCTTGCGATAGCATGGTGCGCGGCTGTTAGTCACACTAATACACAAAATATACCGAAAATCGAAAAATGA
- the queA gene encoding tRNA preQ1(34) S-adenosylmethionine ribosyltransferase-isomerase QueA, with product MENSKLYKLDAYDYFLPEELIAQQPIEPRDHSRLMVLDRTTGNIQHRMFKDILEYLSPKDILVFNTSKVIPARIYGKKTTGATVELLLLEKMSLGVWKCLVKPGKAVKEGTEIVFHKPDGNIIGKCVGRAEEGTRIIEFSVSDDHIIFSLGKIPLPHYIKNENIEFERYQTVYAKHEGSVAAPTAGLHFTNELLEKIKSKGVRTAEVILHVGIGTFRPVKAEDIRHHKMHEEYYIVPEETVNLIDEVKSTNGRVIAVGTTSVRTLETIARQPKSGSYSGKTDIFIYPPFEFKIVDALITNFHLPKSSLIMLVSAFAGYELTMQAYKIAVEEKYRFFSFGDAMFIF from the coding sequence ATGGAAAATTCCAAACTTTACAAACTCGATGCGTACGATTACTTCCTGCCTGAAGAATTGATAGCACAACAACCGATAGAACCAAGAGATCATTCGCGGTTAATGGTATTGGATAGGACAACTGGGAATATCCAACACAGGATGTTCAAAGACATATTGGAGTACCTTTCTCCAAAGGACATCCTTGTTTTTAACACTTCAAAGGTCATCCCCGCAAGGATTTACGGCAAGAAAACAACGGGCGCTACTGTTGAGTTGCTCCTATTGGAGAAGATGAGCCTAGGAGTGTGGAAGTGTCTTGTCAAGCCAGGAAAGGCGGTCAAAGAGGGAACGGAGATTGTTTTTCATAAGCCTGATGGAAACATAATTGGAAAGTGTGTCGGAAGAGCTGAGGAAGGTACAAGGATAATAGAATTCTCAGTGAGCGATGACCACATAATCTTTTCTCTTGGCAAGATCCCACTTCCACATTATATAAAAAATGAAAACATTGAATTCGAGCGCTACCAAACGGTATATGCGAAGCACGAAGGTAGCGTTGCGGCACCAACTGCGGGCTTGCACTTTACAAATGAACTGCTTGAGAAAATAAAAAGCAAAGGTGTGCGTACTGCAGAAGTCATATTACACGTTGGCATCGGGACGTTCAGACCTGTTAAAGCCGAAGATATTCGCCATCACAAAATGCACGAAGAATACTACATCGTGCCCGAAGAAACAGTAAACTTAATCGATGAGGTTAAAAGCACTAACGGTAGAGTAATTGCGGTAGGCACAACATCGGTTAGGACACTTGAAACAATAGCAAGGCAACCAAAGAGCGGGTCTTATTCAGGAAAAACAGATATATTCATTTATCCGCCGTTTGAATTCAAAATTGTCGATGCGTTAATTACCAATTTTCATCTTCCAAAATCTTCTTTAATCATGCTTGTCAGTGCGTTTGCCGGGTATGAACTGACAATGCAAGCTTACAAAATAGCAGTCGAAGAAAAGTACAGATTTTTCTCTTTTGGTGATGCGATGTTCATATTTTGA
- the rpsO gene encoding 30S ribosomal protein S15, with protein sequence MNKEDIIKEFQIHDADTGSTAVQIALLTTRIRHLTEHLKNHPKDYHSRRGLMKMVGRRRKMLKYLMKKDPELYKELLEKLSLRK encoded by the coding sequence ATGAACAAAGAGGACATCATCAAGGAATTTCAGATCCACGATGCAGACACTGGCAGCACAGCAGTTCAGATTGCATTGCTGACAACCCGCATCAGACACTTAACGGAACACCTCAAGAATCATCCTAAAGATTACCACTCAAGACGTGGACTCATGAAGATGGTCGGGCGCAGAAGAAAAATGCTCAAGTACCTCATGAAAAAGGACCCAGAGCTTTACAAAGAACTCCTTGAAAAGCTTTCTTTGAGAAAGTAA
- the fliE gene encoding flagellar hook-basal body complex protein FliE codes for MVDKIGGLNPLRPNITTNVGNQKTSENSEFGKILSDALKSVNDQQKNVEKLSDDFATGKVSNIHELIVEAEKASISLRLTVEVRNRIVDAYREIMRMQF; via the coding sequence GTGGTAGATAAGATTGGTGGGTTGAATCCGTTAAGGCCGAATATAACTACTAATGTGGGAAATCAAAAAACAAGTGAGAACAGTGAATTTGGAAAAATTCTTTCAGATGCTTTGAAGTCGGTCAACGATCAGCAAAAGAACGTTGAAAAATTATCTGATGATTTTGCTACTGGAAAAGTGAGCAACATTCACGAGCTGATTGTCGAGGCTGAAAAGGCGTCGATATCGCTCAGACTTACAGTTGAAGTTAGGAACAGAATCGTTGATGCTTATAGAGAGATTATGAGGATGCAGTTTTAG
- the flgC gene encoding flagellar basal body rod protein FlgC, producing MQSEFNIMNISSTGLSAQRFRIELISTNIANSETTRTENGEPYRRKVPVFQELLRNIQGRQENSGVIVKEIYEDPSQFRIVYDPTHPDADENGYVRLPNVNIIREMVDMINAQRAYEANATAINTTKAMITSALQIGR from the coding sequence ATGCAGAGCGAATTCAATATAATGAACATCTCATCAACAGGATTATCTGCGCAAAGGTTTAGAATAGAGTTAATTTCGACAAACATTGCAAACTCAGAGACTACAAGAACTGAGAACGGAGAGCCCTATAGGAGGAAAGTTCCAGTTTTTCAGGAACTTTTGAGAAATATCCAGGGGCGACAAGAAAATAGTGGTGTTATCGTCAAAGAAATTTACGAAGACCCTTCTCAATTTCGAATAGTTTATGATCCAACACATCCAGACGCAGACGAAAACGGGTACGTGAGATTGCCGAACGTTAATATCATACGCGAGATGGTAGACATGATTAACGCACAAAGAGCGTACGAAGCGAACGCAACAGCTATAAACACAACGAAAGCAATGATAACATCTGCCCTTCAGATAGGGAGGTGA
- the flgB gene encoding flagellar basal body rod protein FlgB encodes MFNSNFDTLKTALDVQMKRQELHAQNIANAETPGYKKKYIAFEEYLQESKMKLKLTTTNEKHRPTFPKTVTAKQITQKSTSLTNDGNNVDIDMEVTEMVKDALRYQVLSRLMSANIDRYNTVIRNTR; translated from the coding sequence ATATTCAATTCGAATTTTGATACGCTGAAAACGGCACTTGATGTCCAGATGAAAAGGCAAGAGTTACACGCCCAAAACATAGCCAATGCTGAAACGCCTGGGTACAAGAAAAAGTACATCGCTTTCGAAGAATACCTCCAAGAATCGAAGATGAAACTCAAACTTACAACAACAAACGAAAAGCACAGACCAACGTTTCCAAAAACAGTAACGGCTAAGCAGATAACTCAAAAAAGTACATCTCTGACAAACGATGGCAACAACGTGGACATAGACATGGAAGTCACAGAAATGGTTAAAGACGCACTGAGATATCAAGTATTATCAAGATTGATGAGTGCAAATATCGACAGGTACAACACTGTCATTAGGAATACAAGATAG
- the mutL gene encoding DNA mismatch repair endonuclease MutL, giving the protein MVTPIKKLPDEVVSKIAAGEVVVNPASVVKELVENSIDAGATQLEIVIKNGGKTYIKVSDNGNGMSKDDLLLAVERYTTSKISDLEDIYNITSYGFRGEALASIGEVSRLVITTSDGESSHKLEMIGGKVVKVSETFRERGTTVEVFDLFYNIPARRKFLSSERVEKRMVTEVVERFLITKPSVAFLFKDEESVIYNAPSSSLESRFSLIFPEVKDFQTIENFVQNDIEINGIISSPQFFRKNRTGQVFFVNGRFVLDNMLHLSLERGYGEALIEGTHPYAVIFINLPPKEIDVNIHPQKLQIKFSDPRIVYDTLARCVRERLRSVQGYQIFIRNEEGTECTEKTSDFSQGNTNNLIFEKQTETYPKYFEKTFDIHEPNSRTVSQKDFERNSSYKGSELNNRKVLGAENYKSSTLENIFQPVVSSSFENVSNFTIVRNRYIIFEDRDGIVIMDFHAAHERIIYEELKSKDFERVPLLIPVELKFGKSMVYTLDSLSKDLNDNGFEFEKVSNEDGAKMIVKSVPSVIKLSQIQDVIMEVLEEYRVPFNKPKSLAHVLASKACKSAVKTGDNLSEEEVKVLVKTVLEKNLLTCPHGRPIMMKISFNQLDSYFGRR; this is encoded by the coding sequence ATGGTTACGCCTATCAAAAAGCTCCCTGATGAAGTTGTATCAAAGATAGCAGCAGGAGAAGTTGTCGTCAATCCTGCATCTGTTGTTAAAGAATTGGTGGAAAACTCCATCGATGCTGGTGCAACACAGCTTGAAATCGTTATTAAGAATGGTGGAAAAACGTACATAAAGGTTTCTGACAATGGCAATGGAATGTCAAAAGACGATTTACTCCTCGCTGTTGAGCGATACACCACAAGCAAGATCTCAGATTTGGAAGATATCTACAACATCACAAGCTACGGTTTCAGAGGAGAGGCGTTAGCTTCAATAGGTGAGGTTTCGAGACTCGTAATTACAACTTCCGATGGGGAGAGTTCTCATAAGTTAGAGATGATAGGCGGGAAGGTTGTTAAGGTTTCAGAGACATTCAGAGAGAGAGGGACAACAGTTGAGGTATTCGACCTATTTTACAATATACCTGCAAGGCGAAAGTTTCTATCCTCTGAGCGTGTTGAGAAGAGAATGGTCACCGAGGTCGTTGAAAGGTTTTTGATAACAAAACCGTCCGTAGCTTTTCTTTTCAAAGATGAGGAAAGTGTCATCTACAACGCACCTTCATCTTCACTGGAAAGCAGATTCTCGCTAATTTTTCCGGAAGTTAAGGATTTCCAGACTATAGAAAATTTTGTACAAAACGACATCGAAATAAATGGTATCATCTCTTCCCCTCAGTTCTTTAGAAAGAACCGAACTGGGCAAGTATTTTTCGTCAACGGACGGTTTGTTCTGGATAACATGCTGCACCTTTCACTTGAGAGAGGCTATGGAGAGGCTTTGATAGAGGGAACTCATCCTTATGCGGTTATATTCATAAACCTTCCGCCAAAAGAAATCGATGTCAACATACATCCGCAAAAATTGCAGATTAAATTCTCAGATCCAAGAATCGTTTACGACACTTTGGCTCGATGTGTAAGAGAAAGGCTGAGAAGTGTCCAAGGATACCAGATATTTATAAGAAACGAAGAAGGTACAGAATGTACAGAGAAAACCTCTGACTTCTCTCAGGGAAATACTAATAATCTGATTTTCGAAAAGCAAACCGAAACATATCCAAAGTACTTTGAGAAAACCTTCGATATTCACGAACCAAATTCAAGAACTGTAAGCCAGAAAGACTTTGAAAGAAATTCAAGCTACAAAGGAAGCGAATTAAATAATCGAAAAGTCCTTGGAGCTGAGAATTACAAGAGTTCAACTCTTGAAAACATATTCCAGCCCGTTGTCAGCTCAAGCTTTGAAAATGTGAGTAATTTTACTATTGTGCGGAACAGGTATATAATCTTCGAAGATAGAGACGGCATAGTGATCATGGACTTTCACGCTGCACATGAAAGGATAATATACGAAGAACTGAAATCGAAAGACTTTGAACGTGTCCCACTTCTAATACCGGTTGAATTGAAGTTCGGTAAAAGCATGGTCTACACCTTAGATAGCCTTTCCAAAGATCTAAACGACAATGGATTTGAATTTGAAAAAGTAAGTAATGAAGACGGTGCAAAGATGATTGTCAAATCCGTTCCATCGGTAATAAAGCTTTCTCAAATTCAGGACGTGATTATGGAAGTCTTGGAAGAATACAGAGTACCATTTAACAAACCAAAGAGCCTCGCTCACGTGCTCGCTTCTAAAGCCTGTAAGAGTGCAGTGAAGACTGGCGACAATTTGAGTGAAGAAGAAGTCAAGGTCTTGGTAAAAACAGTGCTCGAGAAAAATCTCCTCACCTGCCCGCACGGAAGACCAATAATGATGAAAATCTCGTTCAATCAACTCGATTCTTATTTTGGTAGAAGATAG
- a CDS encoding TldD/PmbA family protein produces MLELFDKLFVEEILATVIRYGGDFAEVFVEDRYSTNIDLKNGKVESAQTGRMFGVGIRGFLGDKAIYAYTNDISRENILNVAKRVGEALGEVKVKDFSIDLRKQELSNKHVVILQPEEVKKEAKVGYMKKAYEAAKKYSPIIAQVVVRYWDYNQNILVANTEGVYVTDNRVRTRLMINAVAMKDGQMESGFYGPGAGMGPEFLERIDVEQAGVRAARIAVRMVDAQPAPAGKMTVVISNEFGGVIFHEAVGHALEASSVARGMSVFAGKLGQQVAAECVSAVDDATIPNAWGSANIDDEGTPTQRTTLIENGVLKSYMIDKLGSRRMGMPSTGSGRRQDYTFAPTSRMSNTFILPGDHHPEEIIASVEYGLYAKTMGGGSVNPATGEFNFAVNEGYLIENGKISKPVKGATLIGKGYEIIQKIEMVGNDVARGQGMCGSYSGSIPADVGQPTIKVREIIVGGRNA; encoded by the coding sequence GTGTTGGAACTGTTTGATAAGCTCTTTGTTGAAGAGATTTTGGCAACGGTTATCAGATACGGCGGAGATTTCGCTGAAGTATTCGTAGAAGATAGGTATTCAACAAACATCGATTTGAAAAACGGAAAAGTCGAAAGTGCACAGACCGGTCGTATGTTCGGAGTTGGAATCAGGGGATTTCTTGGTGATAAGGCAATATACGCTTACACAAACGACATATCAAGAGAGAATATTCTGAACGTGGCAAAACGCGTCGGTGAAGCTCTCGGAGAGGTAAAGGTTAAGGATTTTTCTATTGATTTGAGAAAACAGGAACTAAGTAACAAGCATGTCGTTATTTTACAGCCAGAAGAAGTAAAGAAAGAAGCAAAGGTAGGGTATATGAAAAAAGCTTACGAAGCGGCGAAGAAGTATTCACCGATAATTGCACAAGTTGTCGTTCGCTACTGGGATTACAATCAGAACATCTTGGTTGCGAATACGGAAGGCGTTTACGTAACAGACAACAGAGTAAGAACAAGGCTAATGATAAACGCCGTCGCAATGAAAGACGGTCAGATGGAATCTGGTTTCTACGGACCGGGTGCTGGGATGGGACCGGAATTTTTGGAGAGAATAGATGTTGAGCAAGCAGGTGTGAGAGCCGCAAGGATAGCCGTTCGAATGGTCGATGCACAACCCGCACCGGCAGGCAAGATGACAGTTGTCATCTCAAACGAATTCGGTGGGGTTATATTCCACGAAGCAGTTGGACATGCTCTCGAGGCTTCGTCTGTTGCAAGAGGCATGTCGGTCTTTGCCGGAAAACTTGGCCAGCAGGTTGCAGCTGAATGTGTCAGCGCTGTTGACGACGCAACGATTCCTAATGCTTGGGGCAGTGCGAATATTGACGACGAGGGAACGCCGACTCAGAGAACTACACTCATTGAAAACGGCGTACTGAAAAGCTACATGATTGACAAGCTCGGTTCAAGAAGAATGGGTATGCCGTCAACGGGGAGCGGGAGAAGGCAAGATTACACATTTGCACCAACATCGAGAATGAGCAACACATTCATCCTTCCAGGAGATCACCATCCAGAAGAGATCATAGCATCCGTTGAATATGGTCTGTACGCAAAGACGATGGGTGGTGGCTCCGTGAACCCAGCAACGGGCGAATTCAACTTCGCAGTTAACGAAGGATACTTGATAGAGAATGGAAAGATTTCGAAACCAGTTAAAGGCGCAACGCTTATAGGGAAAGGATACGAGATAATTCAAAAGATAGAGATGGTAGGAAACGACGTGGCAAGAGGTCAAGGAATGTGCGGTTCTTACAGCGGCTCCATACCAGCAGACGTTGGGCAACCGACCATAAAGGTTAGGGAAATAATCGTTGGGGGGCGAAACGCATGA
- a CDS encoding TldD/PmbA family protein — translation MTFNEFKDKIFALAKKNSVDVQINYSKNRNFQVRYQNGTMDQYTDAGKFKITVQVLKDGKLGTSYTETFDAPEKVFEDALENISIVDSEDTEYFYDGSGKYPDIKPYDGAFENLPVKQRLSYVERAHEEVRKSPEILNDMAVYGDQMSEVKLVNTLGLDLSHTYGGGFMYAMAVAKDASPRSAVEFALSKRPEEIDPVHVGRKAREEALALVGSKSVKSGKYRVILRNDVFSDILSLLISMVSAENAQKNLSPLKGKLNEVIASENFTVKDLPYHPLSINYTPFDSQGVPTREKVVIDRGTFKTFLHNLKTAKKDGVEPTGNAVGSSIQPINLCVEPGNLDFNGLLERLSDGLVIIEVEGMHSGANPISGNFSLGAKAFRVENGKITHGVEQITISGNFLEMLNKIEAVGNDLRAFMGIVTPSVLISELDIAGNV, via the coding sequence ATGACGTTCAACGAATTCAAAGATAAGATATTCGCACTTGCAAAGAAGAATAGCGTAGACGTGCAGATTAATTATTCAAAAAATAGAAATTTCCAAGTGAGATATCAAAACGGTACGATGGATCAATACACCGACGCAGGAAAGTTCAAGATTACTGTTCAAGTCTTAAAAGACGGAAAGCTCGGAACTTCGTACACTGAAACATTCGATGCACCGGAAAAGGTTTTCGAAGACGCACTTGAGAACATTTCGATAGTCGACAGTGAAGATACTGAATACTTCTACGATGGCTCCGGAAAGTATCCAGACATAAAACCATACGATGGGGCATTCGAAAACCTTCCTGTCAAACAGAGGCTTTCATACGTTGAAAGAGCACATGAAGAAGTAAGAAAAAGCCCAGAAATACTAAACGACATGGCTGTTTACGGAGATCAGATGAGCGAAGTGAAACTCGTAAACACACTTGGACTCGATTTGTCACATACGTACGGCGGAGGTTTCATGTATGCTATGGCTGTAGCAAAAGATGCATCGCCACGTTCGGCAGTAGAGTTCGCACTGAGTAAAAGACCAGAAGAAATTGATCCAGTACATGTCGGAAGAAAAGCACGAGAAGAGGCACTTGCACTCGTTGGCTCAAAGTCAGTCAAGAGCGGTAAGTACCGCGTTATCCTGAGAAATGATGTATTTTCAGATATTTTGTCGTTACTAATCTCCATGGTCAGCGCAGAAAACGCGCAGAAGAATCTCTCACCACTCAAAGGAAAGCTTAACGAAGTGATAGCAAGTGAAAACTTCACTGTAAAGGATTTACCATACCATCCGCTGAGTATCAATTACACTCCGTTTGATTCCCAAGGAGTGCCGACAAGAGAAAAGGTTGTAATAGATAGAGGAACTTTCAAGACTTTTCTGCACAACTTGAAGACAGCGAAGAAGGATGGCGTTGAGCCAACTGGAAATGCCGTTGGTTCTTCTATCCAGCCTATAAACCTTTGTGTCGAACCCGGAAATCTTGATTTCAACGGCCTGCTGGAAAGACTCTCGGATGGTCTTGTGATAATCGAAGTGGAAGGCATGCACTCAGGTGCAAATCCAATCTCAGGTAATTTCTCGCTCGGTGCAAAGGCGTTCAGAGTTGAGAATGGAAAAATTACCCACGGTGTTGAGCAGATTACAATTTCTGGCAATTTCTTAGAAATGCTTAATAAGATAGAAGCAGTCGGTAATGATCTTAGAGCCTTTATGGGAATAGTAACGCCATCTGTTTTGATAAGCGAACTTGATATAGCCGGAAACGTGTGA
- a CDS encoding ABC transporter substrate-binding protein, translated as MKRFFIAVLVIVVFATALFADVVYKRDETLYAGGGMWSPPSNWNPITPWNAVTGTVGLIYETLFGYNPLTDELIPWLAESGKWTSKNTYELKLRKGVTWTDGTPFTARDVKFTFELAKNIPEVSYSPLWTWIAKIDTPDDYTVVFTFSTPRYHEWAWQLYQLPIIPQHIWSKKSKDDVLSGANEKPVGTGPYIAETWADDRMVYLRNENWWGNKVYGQPKPKRIVYLRVLSNNVALGMIMKGELDISNFFLPGVPTLKKTYSDIHTWFEKEPYMLSDNTAYLFINTTKKPLNDPNLRRALAFAIDPSVIAKTVFEGQVLPSNSVGFLPIKGWMKYYPENAVKQLGFKYDPKTARDLLDKAGYKDVNKDGYREAPDGSKFKISIIVPFGWTDWMESIKIIASQLRAVGINAEAQFPDYSKYWEDLTAGKFDMAINNFSSQMSVSPWTMFNWLFNSNIDEYMYNGNFGRYKNQKLFDLITQLNSTPMEDIAANKKVVEQIAEIFLKEMPAIPLWYNGMWFQASTQVWKNWPSEKSPYAYPVTWGGRWQTGGVLMLIGITNK; from the coding sequence ATGAAAAGGTTTTTCATAGCGGTTTTGGTGATTGTTGTCTTTGCTACAGCACTTTTTGCGGATGTGGTCTACAAAAGGGATGAAACTCTTTACGCTGGCGGTGGTATGTGGTCACCACCATCAAACTGGAACCCAATCACGCCATGGAATGCAGTAACAGGTACCGTTGGCTTGATCTATGAAACTCTTTTCGGTTATAACCCACTGACTGACGAGCTTATTCCGTGGCTTGCTGAGAGCGGAAAGTGGACATCGAAGAACACATACGAGCTCAAATTGAGAAAAGGAGTCACCTGGACCGATGGTACTCCATTTACCGCAAGAGATGTAAAGTTTACATTTGAGCTTGCAAAGAACATTCCAGAAGTGTCTTACAGCCCACTTTGGACTTGGATTGCAAAGATCGATACTCCAGACGACTACACCGTTGTATTTACATTCTCAACGCCAAGATACCACGAATGGGCATGGCAACTCTATCAGCTCCCGATAATCCCACAACACATTTGGTCAAAAAAGTCTAAGGACGATGTTTTATCAGGAGCGAATGAAAAACCAGTTGGAACAGGTCCGTATATAGCAGAAACCTGGGCAGACGACAGGATGGTGTACTTAAGAAATGAAAATTGGTGGGGGAATAAAGTGTACGGTCAACCAAAGCCGAAAAGAATTGTCTACTTGAGAGTTTTAAGCAACAATGTCGCCCTCGGAATGATAATGAAAGGCGAACTTGACATATCGAACTTCTTCCTACCAGGAGTTCCAACACTGAAGAAAACATATTCCGACATACACACGTGGTTTGAAAAAGAGCCATACATGCTTTCTGACAACACAGCATATCTGTTCATCAACACAACAAAGAAACCTCTCAACGATCCAAACCTCAGGCGAGCACTGGCATTTGCTATCGACCCATCGGTTATAGCAAAGACGGTTTTTGAAGGACAAGTTCTGCCAAGCAACTCCGTTGGTTTCCTTCCAATAAAGGGTTGGATGAAATACTACCCAGAGAACGCAGTGAAACAACTCGGGTTCAAGTACGATCCAAAGACAGCGAGAGATCTGCTTGACAAGGCTGGATATAAAGACGTGAACAAAGATGGATACAGAGAAGCACCGGATGGTAGCAAGTTCAAGATATCGATTATCGTTCCATTCGGCTGGACTGACTGGATGGAATCTATAAAGATCATAGCATCACAACTTAGAGCTGTTGGCATCAACGCAGAAGCACAGTTCCCGGATTACAGCAAGTACTGGGAAGATTTGACGGCTGGAAAGTTCGACATGGCTATCAACAACTTCAGTTCGCAGATGAGCGTTTCACCTTGGACAATGTTCAACTGGCTATTCAACTCGAATATCGATGAATACATGTACAACGGTAACTTCGGAAGGTACAAGAACCAAAAATTGTTTGACTTAATCACTCAACTTAATTCAACACCGATGGAAGATATCGCTGCAAACAAGAAAGTTGTCGAACAGATTGCTGAAATCTTCTTGAAAGAAATGCCTGCAATTCCACTCTGGTACAACGGTATGTGGTTCCAGGCAAGTACACAAGTTTGGAAAAACTGGCCAAGCGAAAAGTCACCGTACGCATATCCAGTCACATGGGGCGGAAGATGGCAGACTGGCGGAGTGCTGATGCTTATTGGAATAACGAATAAATAA
- a CDS encoding ABC transporter permease, which produces MKKYLRTKILVYILTFIFAVTIDWLIPRLMPGNPILVLVSRFSGLPESARVMYSYLTKAFGLDLPMWKQYINFWIAFFKGDLGISIYLYPKPVLDVLKSALPYSLGVLLPAIILSWIVGNSLGAIAARRKRLDSIMLPIMYFITGAPYLWLGILLAYYLGVVLRWFPIAGAYSYALRPHWSWLFVSDFLKHWILPFLSLFIIQLGGWAIGMRNMVIYELEHNYVRYLETLGVKRKLIRKYAFRNAILPQVTGLALQLGTIIAGQVTTEVVFSYPGIGYILTQAILNQDYFLIQGCFLFIIIGVLVANFTVDFVYIALDPRIRYSYGGEV; this is translated from the coding sequence ATGAAAAAATACCTTAGGACAAAAATCTTAGTCTACATACTTACTTTCATATTTGCTGTAACTATAGATTGGTTGATTCCCAGGCTCATGCCTGGGAATCCCATCCTTGTCTTAGTCTCAAGATTCTCAGGGCTTCCGGAGTCCGCAAGAGTCATGTACAGCTATTTAACAAAAGCATTTGGTCTTGACTTGCCAATGTGGAAGCAATACATAAACTTCTGGATAGCATTCTTTAAAGGAGACCTCGGCATAAGTATATACCTTTATCCGAAACCTGTCTTGGATGTTCTAAAGAGCGCTCTTCCATATTCATTGGGCGTGCTCTTGCCAGCGATTATTCTTAGCTGGATCGTTGGAAATTCTCTCGGCGCTATTGCGGCACGCAGAAAGAGATTAGACTCGATTATGCTACCAATTATGTACTTCATCACTGGGGCACCATACTTGTGGTTGGGTATATTGCTTGCCTATTATCTCGGTGTTGTCTTAAGGTGGTTCCCAATTGCTGGTGCTTACAGCTATGCTTTGAGACCTCATTGGTCGTGGCTATTTGTAAGCGATTTTCTGAAGCATTGGATATTACCATTCTTGTCTCTTTTCATCATCCAACTCGGCGGTTGGGCAATTGGGATGCGGAACATGGTCATATACGAACTTGAACACAATTACGTGAGATATCTTGAAACATTGGGTGTGAAGAGAAAACTAATACGAAAATATGCGTTCAGAAACGCCATATTGCCACAAGTCACCGGATTGGCATTGCAACTGGGTACAATTATAGCTGGCCAGGTGACAACCGAAGTTGTCTTTTCTTATCCAGGAATTGGATACATCCTTACTCAAGCAATCTTGAACCAAGATTACTTCCTGATTCAAGGTTGTTTCTTGTTCATCATTATAGGTGTTCTTGTTGCGAACTTCACGGTTGATTTCGTTTACATCGCACTCGACCCAAGAATTAGGTATTCGTACGGTGGTGAGGTATAA